The Oscillospiraceae bacterium DNA window CCGAAATCGAGAGATTGAAAAAAAAGAAAACACATATTGGCCTTTTGCGCTTGACAGGCCCGTGACAAATGTGTTATAAATGGTTTGGGCGTTCGGCGCCCATGTAGAGTTATGCGACTGAACATGAAGGAGGCGCCCGTGTGAAAACATTTATGGCAAGACCGGAGACCGTGACGCGCGCATGGTTTGTCCTCGACGCGGCGGGGCACCCGCTGGGGCAGACCGCGACGCAGGCCGCCGTGTTGCTGCGCGGGAAACACAAGCCGGAATTTACCCCCCATGTGGACACCGGCGATTTTGTCGTCGTCATCAACGCCGAGAAAGCGGTGCTGACGGGCCGGAAACTCGAGCAGAAAGTCTACCGCACGCACTCCCGCTACATCGGCGGGCTCAAGGAGACAAAATACCGCCTGCTGATGCAGCAGAGGCCCGAGTTCGCCGTGGAACTGGCCGTTCGGGGTATGCTCCCCAAGAACACCCTGGGCCGCGGCGCTCTGAAGCGGCTCAAAGTATACCGGGGCGCCGAGCACCCGCACGCGGCCCAAAAGCCCTCATTGTGGGCACAGGGAAGGGAGTAATGCGTGATGTATAAAAGCAAAAAAACTTATTTCTATGGCACAGGCCGCCGGAAATCTTCCGTGGCCCGCGTGCATCTCTTCCCCGGCGGCAGCGGCCAGATCACAGTCAACCACCGCGACATCGACAGCTACTTTGGGCTTGAGACCCTAAAGCTGATCATCCGCCAGCCGCTCGTCTCCACCAATACGATCGGCAAAGTGGACATCGAGGCCACCGTCGTAGGCGGTGGCTGTACCGGTCAGGCCGGCGCCATCCGCCACGGCATCGCCCGGGCGTTGCTGCTGGTAAATGACGAATACCGTCCCATCCTCAAGCAGGCGGGCTTCCTGACGCGCGACCCGCGCATGAAAGAGCGTAAAAAGTACGGCCTCAAAGCCGCCCGCCGCGCGCCTCAGTTCTCCAAGCGCTGACCATGCCACTATACGCCGCGAACCCGCAAAGCCATGCTTTGCGGGTTCATTTTTGGACAATACTTTTCTAATTTGTCCATCACCTGCGCCCACTCCTCCGCCGACGCGAGGATGTACTTGCTATTTAGCTTAAAGATATGGCAGCCGTCCGTAGCGGGGAAGACATGGACGTCCCCGCCCTTCGCCCGTAGCAGGATGTCCACCGCCCCGAAGGGGCAGGCGGGCGTATCCGCGGTGGGGATTTTGCTGAAGACAGCCGTCAGCGCGCGGATATCCTGCGGGTCGGAGATCGTGACCTCTGTCTCGCCTGCCAGGACCGAGATGCTCTCCACCTCGCTCAGAGACGGCGCGCCCCCCTGCAAGCTCGGCAGGACGGCGGCGATGATCACCACCAAAACCACCGGCAGCGCCACGGCGGCGTTCTTCCTCATTTCCAATCACCTCCATCCGCGCACCGCGCGCGGACAAAAATCTACACCAAAGAGGGGGCGTCTGGGAACATATGATGGAACCACACGATGTTTTGCGGCAGTACTTCGGACACCGAAGCTTTCGCGAGGGGCAGGAGGTGTTGATCTCCCAGCTCCTCGCGGGCCGGGACGTTTTGGGGATCATGCCGACGGGCGCCGGGAAGTCGATCTGCTACCAGGTACCCGCCCTGGTGACGGACGGGATCACGCTGGTGGTCTCCCCGCTCATCTCGCTGATGAAGGACCAGGTGGGGGCGTTGATCCGCTCGGGCGTCCGGGCGGCCTATATCAACAGCTCTCTCACAAGCGCCCAGAACGCCGAGGCGCTGCGGCGCGCGGCCCGCGGGCTGTATAAGATCATCTACGTAGCACCCGAGCGTCTGCTCACCGGCGCGTTTTTTGCGTTCGCCTCCTCGGCACGGATCTCGATGGTCACGGTGGACGAGGCGCACTGCGTGTCCCAGTGGGGGCAAGACTTTCGCCCCAGCTACCTGAACATCCCCGACTTTTTGGAGGGCCTGCCGGCGCGGCCCGTCGTCGGCGCGTTCACCGCAACAGCCACAAACGAGGTGAAAACCGACATCGTGCGGCTGCTGCGCCTGCGCGACCCATACTCAATCACAACCGGGTTTGACCGTCAGAATCTGTACTTCGAGGTGCGCCGGCCCCGGGAGAAATCGCGGGAACTGATCGCCTACTTGCACACAAACGGCGGCCGGAGCGGGATCATCTACTGTCTCACCCGCAAGACGGTGGAGTCGGTGTGTGAGACGCTGACCGCGGGCGGCTTTCAGGCCACGCGCTACCACGCGGGGCTCGACGAGGCGGAGCGGCGGCGCAACCAGGACGACTTTCTCTACGACCGCAAACCCATCATGGTGGCGACGAACGCCTTCGGCATGGGCATCGACAAGTCCAACGTCTCCTTTGTCGTCCACTACAACATGCCGAAAAACATCGAGAGCTACTACCAGGAGGCGGGACGCGCCGGCCGCGACGGAGAACCGGCCGACTGCCTGCTGTTTTACAGTGGCCAGGACGTACGCACCAACCAGTTTTTGATCGACAACGGCGCGGAGGCCAACGAAAAGCTCCCCGCCGAGGTGCGGGAGGAAGTCCGGGACAAGGACCGGGAAAGACTCAAACAGATGACCTGGTACTGCACCACAACGGACTGCCTGCGCGCCTACATACTGCGCTACTTCGGCGAGCGGACGCGGGACTTCTGCGGCCACTGCGGCAATTGTCGTACCCATTTTGAGACCGTCGACGTCCGCGCACAGGCGATGCATATCCTCGCCGCCGTAGAGCGGCTGGCCGGGCAGGGCCGGCGGATCGGACGGATTTTGCTGACCGAGACGCTGCACGGCGGCCGAAGCGAGAAACTCCTCCGGCTGGGACTGGATCGGTCGCCGGACCACGGCCTGCTCGCGGACACCTCCGCCGCCGACATCCGCCGCACGGTGGATCTCCTGATCGACATCGGGCTGCTCGCGGTCACGGACGACGAATACCCCGTCGTCGCGCCGGTCGGACCCGCCGCGTCGCTGACAGTCCCGAACCCGCTGCCTCTGAAGCGACCGAAAGGAAAACAGTCGGAGAAAAAGCCGACGGCCCCAGAAGCGGAACAGACAGCACTGTTCGAAGCGCTGAAGGCCGTGCGGGCGGACCTCGCACGCGCGGAGAAGGTGCCGGCCTTTCTCATCTTCTCCAACGCGACGCTGCGGGACATGTGCCGCAGCCTGCCCACGACCCCGGAGGCGTTTTTGCAGATCTCAGGCGTCGGCCAGGCCAAGGCAGCGCGCTATACGGCGGCCTTTACGGCGGCGATTCGGGCACATCTGGCCGGCGCCGTGTCCGGCGGTAGCGCGCCCGATCCTGCTCGTCTTTGATCTCCAGATCCCGCGCGCCGGCCAGAGACTCCACGTGGTGCGTGAACTCGTGCACCAACGTCCGTTTCAGCTCCTCCCGCCACGCCGCCGGGGAGAGATGGGCGTACAGTGCCGCGAACGAGCCGTAATAGATGACGATGTAACGCCCCATGGCCGGATGGACGTGGTATTCCCCCAAAATGTACAGATCGTCCGCCGCCTCCCGTTTGATCTCCGGCAGCAGACAGACACCACCGTTCAGTTCCCGGTAAAACATCTCCGGCAGCGTCTCGGCAATCTCATCGAGCATCGTGCCCGCCTCTTCGATCGACACCATATGCGCCCGTCAAACCCCCTGTCCGCCGGCTTTTCGCGCCAAGGTCATCCGTATATTTTGTGTATTCTGTGTTATTATATCATGCCCGGGCACTTCTGTCATCTCCCCCGGCGGGTTCCGCGCGCCCACAGAGTCGACAGAATTTTTGCTCTTTTCCCTTTTCTTCTGCTCTCTTCTGCGATTTCCATTGCCAAAACGGCGCTTTGGCGGTATAATACACCTGTTTGATACCGTTTATGACAGACTTTGACGGACCGGACGGGTCTTTGGAGGTACCGTATGACGCTTCCCTGGACGCGGGGCCAGTGGACCCTGCTGGCGGCGCTGTCCCGCGGGCGCTATCTGCGTCTGACTCTTATGCTGCTGGCGTCCGCGGCAACCGTACTGTTTGGGTTTTTGTTTCCGCAGGTGATCCGCGTGACGGTGGACTCCGTCATCGGCGCGGACCCGGCGCCGCCTCTCGCCGCGCGGTTTCTGCTGTGGCTGGGCGGGCCGGCGGCGTTGCGCACCCGACTCTGGGTCCTGGCTTTGGCCGCCGCCGTGCTGGCGCTGGCCGGCGCTGTCGCCAACTGGATCCGGCGCTATTGCACGCAAGAGCACGCCGAATACGTCGCCAAGCGGCTGCGTGACACCCTTTACGGGCACATCCAGGCGCTCCCGTACGCATGGCATGTGCAGATCCAAACCGGCGATATCATCCAGCGCTGCACCTCGGACGTGGACATGGTGAAGACCTTCTTGTCCAATCAGATGGGCGAGATGGTGCGCACGGTGTTTCTGTCCGTGGCCGCGGTCGCTCTGATGCTCTCGATGGATCCTTTTATGACCCTCGTCTCGGTGAGTCTGCTGCCGGTGATCTTTCTGTTCTCCTGGCGCTTCTCTCTGCGCATGTCGAAGCAGTTTCTCGCCTGCGATGAGGCGGAGGGCGCGCTGCAGGCCGTTGCGCAGGAGAATCTGACCGGTGTGCGGGTGGTGCGCGCCTTCGGGCGCGAGCGCTTCGAGATCGACCGCTTTGAAGAGAAAAATCAGACCTGGGCCCGGCTCATGACGCGGCTTGGCAACGCACAAGGAAATTTTTGGGGGGTTGGCGACGGCATCACGGGGATCCAGATCGCCCTCGTGACGCTGACCGGCGTGCTGCGCTGCCTGGAGGGGCAGCTCAGCGTCGGCACGTTCATCACCTTTTATGCCTATGTCAACATGCTGATCTGGCCGGTGCGAAACCTGGCCCGGCTGCTCACCGAACTGAGCAAGACCGGCGTGTCCCTGGGCCGTCTGCGGGCTATCCTCGCCGAGGCGCCGGAGACGGACGGACCGGACGATGAAACGCCGGAGATCCGCGGCGCTATCGCCTTTGACCATGTGACCTTCTCATACGGGGATCGGCCGCCGGTGCTCCGTGACATCTCATTCACGCTGAGGCCGGGCCGGACGCTGGCGATTTTGGGCGGTACGGGCAGCGGCAAGTCCTCTCTCGTCCACCTGCTGTGCCGTCTGTACGACCTGCCGGACGGCGGCGGGCGCGTCACCATCGACGGGCGCGACATTCGTACGATCCGGCGGAAGTGGCTGCGCCGCCATGTCGGTCTCGTGCTGCAGGAGCCGTTTTTGTTCTCTCGGACGCTCCGTGAGAACATCAGCGCCGCCCGCCCGGACGCCGACCTCGAAACCGTGCGCGGCAAGGCCCGCATCGCCGCCGTGCACGACGCGATCGAGCGTTTCGGCGCGGGGTACGACACCGTCGTCGGCGAACGCGGCGTCACATTGTCGGGCGGACAGCGCCAGCGCGTGGCCATCGCCCGGATGCTGATGCAAGATCCCCCTATCATGATCTTCGACGACAGTCTCTCCGCGGTGG harbors:
- a CDS encoding ABC transporter ATP-binding protein/permease — encoded protein: MTLPWTRGQWTLLAALSRGRYLRLTLMLLASAATVLFGFLFPQVIRVTVDSVIGADPAPPLAARFLLWLGGPAALRTRLWVLALAAAVLALAGAVANWIRRYCTQEHAEYVAKRLRDTLYGHIQALPYAWHVQIQTGDIIQRCTSDVDMVKTFLSNQMGEMVRTVFLSVAAVALMLSMDPFMTLVSVSLLPVIFLFSWRFSLRMSKQFLACDEAEGALQAVAQENLTGVRVVRAFGRERFEIDRFEEKNQTWARLMTRLGNAQGNFWGVGDGITGIQIALVTLTGVLRCLEGQLSVGTFITFYAYVNMLIWPVRNLARLLTELSKTGVSLGRLRAILAEAPETDGPDDETPEIRGAIAFDHVTFSYGDRPPVLRDISFTLRPGRTLAILGGTGSGKSSLVHLLCRLYDLPDGGGRVTIDGRDIRTIRRKWLRRHVGLVLQEPFLFSRTLRENISAARPDADLETVRGKARIAAVHDAIERFGAGYDTVVGERGVTLSGGQRQRVAIARMLMQDPPIMIFDDSLSAVDTETDDRIRRALRAHTAHAAAILISHRLSTLQQADEILVLRDGRVEELGTHDELLARRGVYRRLYDLQNQAAERR
- the rpsI gene encoding 30S ribosomal protein S9, with amino-acid sequence MYKSKKTYFYGTGRRKSSVARVHLFPGGSGQITVNHRDIDSYFGLETLKLIIRQPLVSTNTIGKVDIEATVVGGGCTGQAGAIRHGIARALLLVNDEYRPILKQAGFLTRDPRMKERKKYGLKAARRAPQFSKR
- the recQ gene encoding DNA helicase RecQ, producing MMEPHDVLRQYFGHRSFREGQEVLISQLLAGRDVLGIMPTGAGKSICYQVPALVTDGITLVVSPLISLMKDQVGALIRSGVRAAYINSSLTSAQNAEALRRAARGLYKIIYVAPERLLTGAFFAFASSARISMVTVDEAHCVSQWGQDFRPSYLNIPDFLEGLPARPVVGAFTATATNEVKTDIVRLLRLRDPYSITTGFDRQNLYFEVRRPREKSRELIAYLHTNGGRSGIIYCLTRKTVESVCETLTAGGFQATRYHAGLDEAERRRNQDDFLYDRKPIMVATNAFGMGIDKSNVSFVVHYNMPKNIESYYQEAGRAGRDGEPADCLLFYSGQDVRTNQFLIDNGAEANEKLPAEVREEVRDKDRERLKQMTWYCTTTDCLRAYILRYFGERTRDFCGHCGNCRTHFETVDVRAQAMHILAAVERLAGQGRRIGRILLTETLHGGRSEKLLRLGLDRSPDHGLLADTSAADIRRTVDLLIDIGLLAVTDDEYPVVAPVGPAASLTVPNPLPLKRPKGKQSEKKPTAPEAEQTALFEALKAVRADLARAEKVPAFLIFSNATLRDMCRSLPTTPEAFLQISGVGQAKAARYTAAFTAAIRAHLAGAVSGGSAPDPARL
- the rplM gene encoding 50S ribosomal protein L13 — translated: MKTFMARPETVTRAWFVLDAAGHPLGQTATQAAVLLRGKHKPEFTPHVDTGDFVVVINAEKAVLTGRKLEQKVYRTHSRYIGGLKETKYRLLMQQRPEFAVELAVRGMLPKNTLGRGALKRLKVYRGAEHPHAAQKPSLWAQGRE
- a CDS encoding metallopeptidase family protein, coding for MVSIEEAGTMLDEIAETLPEMFYRELNGGVCLLPEIKREAADDLYILGEYHVHPAMGRYIVIYYGSFAALYAHLSPAAWREELKRTLVHEFTHHVESLAGARDLEIKDEQDRARYRRTRRRPDVPESPP